The sequence GACATTTGTCATGAGAGGCACAACAGTGCTTTTCAAAAAGGAACTTGACGCTTGCACAAGTACACTTACCATGATGAAGACCAGCCTCCATGCCACTATATTACCTCAGGTCAATGCAGTGAATAGGCAATATGGAACTCTGAATTCCATGTCAGTTAAATGGCCTTTAGGCAATATAAGCCAATATATTGTCTCGAGGCCATATTGTCTCTAGGCAATATAGTATATAATACGTCAATATAGTAGCCAATACAGTATGTGGCTATATTGCGTCTAAGCAATATAGCGACATGGAGATAGCCTTTAGGAACCAGGAAGTGGATCTTTGATTGGTTCCATAAATGTAATACTTTAAGCGGAGCCGCCGCCACTGAAATTTTTGTAAGTGATTCTGGATGTGTGTATTGGATGCGGTCACAAACGAAGCCGCTACTACTTGTACTTGTGTACGCGCATTGAACGATGGCGATGTTCAACGTACTACGTCCTACTGTTGGCAGAGTGAAGAGAACATTTTGTGCACCAGGCAGAACAAGTGGAATAATTTATTCTTTCGCTACTGGACCATCGGTGTCTGCTGACCAGTCCTCCATCGCTAGCACCCACTCAGCGTATGTATAAGCTTCGCAATGTCGTTAGTTTGTACctggaaagaaatatagaaacagGATGCATGTCAGTGCAAGTTCGTCACAAGAGAACATTTCGTGGCATCGTTTGTAGTTAATGCGTAGCCACAGTAAAAGTGAAACCTAAATGTGCAATTAGTTGCGTAGAATCATCCCGTTTACAAAAGGCTGTATGGTTAATGTTGAATGCCAGGACAACCAGTGCTACATCCTAATTCACGAATCGGTTACCTAATGTAAAATATAGAATAGTCTAACTGTACAACTATAAACCCTTTGCGCTGAAGCACTTCACTTGAACTCCTTACTATGTCAGTCACATCTCGAGAGATTATAATTTGTTCTAGGGAAGTGTGGCTACGAACTCCACAAGGATATTGAAACCAATGTGCGCACCTCTTCCCTCTACCTGTTATGCTCAGATCAAAAACGTGCACCCCCCccaaaacaaatttctgcctacgcctcctTGGTCCTGCGCACCAGCGTTCTATCTGTCCTGTGTctaattcgcgctatccagcattTAAGAGGATGAATCGTAACAATGTGGTAAGTAATAATTGCTTGATCATACACTGCCCTCTACTGCACAAATCAGTACAGCGCAAAGACATCTTCCGTCATACAATTTTAACAATAAAGCTGCAGCGTAACGTGCGGAACAACATCgagaaattacaaaaaaaaaatcaggaatcAGCTGGTGGAAACCTACCTTTCCTATCTAGTGTTTGCCGTAGCCGCCGTAGCCGCCATATCCGCCATATCCGCCGTATCCGACGGCTACTACGGGAGCAGCAGCGACGTGGGCAACGCCGTATCCGCCGTGACCGAGTCCGTAGCCGTATCCGCCGCCGTAACCGCCGCCGAATCCGCGGACTCCGGCGCCGAATCCGCCGACTCCGCCATATCCGCCATAACTAGCGCCGACGACAGGAGCGGCAACCTGGGTGGCGACACTGGCGACTCCAGGAGCGGTGTGGTGGGCGGTGGACACGAGGCTGGTGACGGCCTTGGCGACGTTACCGGTCACGGCGGTGGCGCCGAAGGCACCGGCGGCGATGGCGGCGGGGCTAGGGCCCAGGGCCACGGGGGCGGCGACGGCCACGGGAGCGGCGCGGACCACCGGGGCGGCGCGGACCAATGGggcggcagcggcgacgacggGAGCGGCAGCGACAGCGACTGGAGCGGCAGCGACACCAACGCCGAAGCCGGCACCGTAGCCGAAGCCAAGACCACCACCGTAGCCGAGGCCACCGCCGTAGCCTCCGTAGCCACCGAGGTAGCCGGCCGATGAGACGGCGATCAAGCCGAGGAAGGCAGCGATGGACTGCGTCGAAGACAAAGAGTTGAGGTGTTTGGAGGGGTCAGTCAACCACACAGGAAGCACAAACACGTGCAACGCATTGTCTATACAGGCGGTAAACGTAACAGGCAAATTAGATCTTTTGACGGCTGGGTCTGGTTTTCGCTAAGACCGTTGCGTTGTCGTGTGAGATCACGTGTCTTAGGTCGCATGAAATACAGCTGACAGCGTACAGTAAGCTTGGCGATGTAATGACACAGATCTTAATTAAGGTATCGGTCATGTGAAAAGATCGGTTTCAACGATTTTCATGCTGGAGGAAGTGCCGAGTCCCGTGCAACTCTCTACTGGTGCGTATTTCGGGGGAAAATTTCGGTGTAGTAGAATTACTGTCGGGTATCTTTGTGGAAGAGCCTCTAGTGCACTGAAACGTGCGGAAATGGTATCGCGGTTTTAGCACACGTGGTCAAACTGGGACCCTGTCTATGCAGAGAAGACACTAACGTTTTGTCTGTCCCAGTTCCATCCAGGTAAAGTTTGACACTTTCTAGAGCAGATAAAATTGACATCATTGTATTTAAAGGCTGGGTTATATTTCTAGCTAGGTGAATCAAGTATAGATGCGAATTTCAATCGGTACTGTCGAAGAGGGCATTTATAAGAGTGGTGTTGTATAGCTTGTTCACTGGTAACATTCTTTGCCTTTGAATAGTGAAAAGTAAGGCGATTTCTACGCCTAACGCCTTACAACGTAAGCAAGTGAGAACTACACTCCTAGACACAAAGCGCCTGGTGGGCTGTAGCAGGCTGCGTTTGCTCGAACCGAAATTGgttttcaatattaaagcacgtaAAAGCCGGTTCTGGAGACTTTCCCACTATTTTTCTGATTACGCCGCTGGTTTCGATATCGTACACCCATGTCTGTGTGCTGCGCCTACCGCTTGAGCCGTGTTTCAATACCACCTGTGGGGTAGACCACTTACCAGCATGTTTGCTACTGGAAGGCTCTTTCCTCGAATGAAGAAAAGACACAGTGTTCAAATGGCTCGTGCTGCTTTATATACGCCGTGGCTAACGGTGCGTCGAACCTGAGGGTGGTGGAGGTGTCCGAGCGGGCAAGGGGAAGGAGGTTGTCCGAGTGAAAGGGAACGTCTTTCCGGGCGGCTACTACCGGAGAAAGGGGTATTGCGGGAAGGAGGGATGACACTGTGTCCAACGGGAGCAAGCGGAGAGTGGTAGAAGACGTAAGCGAAAAGAAATCGTTCAAGGGTCTTTCCTGGCGACGTTTACTTCCTCGCTTGCTTGTAGTTTTCAGCTTGTGTACATCTGACCGTGTACAACACTGCGTACGCCGGCTCTCTCGCCAACAACACCACCCCCCTTCCAGTTCTTCTCGCTCAAGCTCTCTCACGGAAGCCCAGGGACTGACCGGCGCCTGCCGGCCGGCTAGCGGGCCGTTCACTTCGAGAAGGCCAGCGCCGCGAGGCGTGGTCATCTCTACTATCTACCCGCCGGAGTGAAAAGCAAGAGAGAACCTCCTCACTTCCTCGGCGGAGTCGATTCCGGAGCTCACGCAAGGGCGATGTGCAAatgcgcgcgccgccgccgctcgTGCCCGGTGCCTGGCGCTAGCGTGCTGCTAGGCTTTATTCGTGGGACATGTCGGTTGGTGGGGGTGGTAAGGAAAGAGGtgggggagagagggagaggcacTAGATGTGTCTCTCTCTCACCGTTTTGTTGTACGTTATTGCGACGATTGCACGCCGCTTTACCACGCTCCACATCGCTGCGTAGTGAACGATAGGACCGCACCCAACGGCACTTTGCTTCCTGATAgccattccccctcccccttcctctctTCTCCAGGGCCTCCGAGATCTCCGCACCCGCAGCGTGGTGGCCCGGTGAAAGTTAGCGAGCTTGGTCtctttcgtttttggttttccaTAGCACCACTTGGCTTATCGCCCCCTTGTTAACTGTGCCTTGAGAGTTTGCAGCGAAACGTGTTCTCGCTCCTCTGGAATGGCCGCACGCTTGATACGGTTGGGCCGGCTGTTACGTGCGGTCGCCACAGTCGAAATGAGATTCAAAGGGACGACCTTGGAAGGACGTTCCACCTCAGGCCGAGGCCGAGTGCAGTCCGTGGAGCTGTCTGTGCGGCATTGGCGATATCACCTCGCGTTTAGCGAGAGCCCGCTAGGTTAGCGGAAAAACCTACAGGGCGACGGAAGAAAAAGAGACATGGAAGAATGTTGTGACGCATATAGAATAGTCGCTTAAGGAGACACATGTGCCGGTTTCATAAAGAATCGCAGTTGTATGACCGTGCTGGTTTTGGATGCATAAGCATAAATGAAATGTATAGGTTAAAAAAAATGCTAAGGTGCTAATAGTAATTCTGTGTcacttccaattttttttttttcatttgtcaaTCGCTGTtcgacgaaaaaacgccaggcctgcgctgaaaccgcagcacagtcacagcgaaagctggaagagcggcgtttctagagcccgttaagctctcttggggctacaatacaagtacactagaaaggtacccactacgccataaatcacaatttttgtgaagttgggaagcacctactaagccattattcgtcattctgcggagaagcgaggcaccagctacacgtctgtaaggcattatgttcactttgttgacgcgacgactgatgacgatgaagaattaaggctgagccctttgtaatgggttggaatctttaaacggcccaccagttatgtaatttgcattgggtgacgcccggtcgttatttccctctcccgtcatgctgtataacataggttgacgtgggagagagacgggggggggggcgaataactttactgagaccccaaggaaatggatcatgcgcttatgggcttccttggcaaccaatacaagtgcacttgcgaggaacccactacgctataaatcattgtaattttactgagactccgaggaagtggatcatgcgcttatgagcttccttggcaaccaatacaagtgcacttgcgaggaacccactacactataaatcattctaatttttgagaagtatggcagcaggcactgtgccatttttcgtcattctacggagagcgttggtacctgctatacgcatgtaaggcattatgcgcactttgttgatgctgtgcctgatgacgatgaagaataatggcagagtcctttgtaatgggttggaagcattcaacaacctactcgttgcgcaattcgcattgtgtgacgcctggttacagaattcgcgttgtgcgacgcttggtgcttattttactcttctaccacgctatattgcatatgctaatgtggttccttcccgacatgaagcctgtataggagctttttgcaaagcggtttcaagcaccggcatggctcagaggttgaatactgggctcccactcagagggcccaggttcaaacctcgttccatcctggaatttttttcttatttcgtttttttttcttatttcgagcgatactggttacggacaccggcggcggcggcggcggcggacaattatggcgccaaaaacggccggtgaaatgatctcataacagctttcgctgtaaaagttaagCCGATATAACATCTGCGTCAGACCACATTTCATAGGTCAAGAGAAAGCCGTAAACAGAGCAGCTAAATGTAACAAATGTGAAATGAAATTTCAGATGCTTCCACGGAGTGATAAAGCGTTTCTTTAATCGCCTGTGCAACGTAGCCCGTGGTCCCTGGAATTTTCCAAAGGAAAGCTATGTTTGAACTGCCACATTAACTAAATGCATTTAGAACCCTCATCCAAGagcagcatgaaaaaaaaaaaaagggcctaTGTCCCAGCAGCTGTTGTTCGTATTTACTGCTAACTCACAAAAAGTAGCGGACTCTGAACTTATAGCCGCCCCTTCCTCTATCCACCCTCATCGATCAAGATGGTTCAAACGTTATGGCGTTCCGCTGGCAAacagaaggtcgcaggttcgataccGGTCATGCCGGCCGCGTTTGGATTTTAACCAAGCGCAAGAACGCCTTGTACCAGGATTTGACACTACAGCAAAGAAGGCAAGGTAGTCAGAATGAGTCTACCGCCCTCCAAAAAGTCATGCAGTCTGATCCACCGTGCCATTACGGGAGTTACATCTGATACGTGCGCTTCTTACATTCCCAGAAAACACTAAGCTTGGTTACTGTAACCCAATATTTAAATTACTCCAACTACGGAACCATGAAGGCAGCTCAACTAGTCCTTAGGTATTAACTTCTGTACTTCGACTATGAGTACCTTCAATAAAACCCGTATAAAAACATATTCTAGCAACAAGTCAATGCTAATCTTTTTTTTCCTGATTTGATATCGTTCAGTACCCTTCAAGGCCAAAATTATGTCGCAGTCAGTTTCAGTGAGCTCCCAATTACGAATTCCAACACAATCTTTCACTAATTCATCTGGATAAAGGCTTCCCCAAGCCCTCCTATCTTCGGGTGCTGCATGCCAAAGGCTTTGTGCTACGCGGCTCTGACGCCACCAATATTGAGGTGACGTCAGATACGAACGAAAATGTGGACAGACACGCTCAGCGCATGTCCTCGGTGTTAAGTGCCGCCATATCTGCGCCGTAACGAAGCTTCagaaaaaatcaggaaaataaaTGTGCAGATTAATGGTGTGTTAGAATATATGTTAAGTGCACAACTTCATACTGTAAGACATTATCTTGTAAATTAAGCCTCGCAGGATTGCAAATATATGGCTACGCGGTACAATGATTAAATACAATGACTCTAGTCAttgcttttgtgctgcgcatcgcacaactgctgtcttgccacgggccgagaaggtgccgcagctccaagctcgagccgcgttgcaaatgaagtgcctccttcagaatctgtcgttctgcgtcgtaatgggaacagtcgctgttggcgtttttgagaaacactcagcttaaccaaagcctgtgaaggactcttcttatgtatatatgtgtgcttgtgactgtatgtactatttgtgtgtatatggtgtatatgtgatcattgtatataccataatcacccgacacctggagtagcaagccaggcgacaaaccaggctaacctctccgggcatttcattaaagaatcttatctctctcgtCATTGcctagcctttggctatgggacCATACAGTTTGTGCCTATTTTGTATAAGTtatgtgtgcaataaagaacattaattaattattaattaattaattaattattcacGTTACTCTCCGTTCCCTGTTTCTCAAAATTTAGCCAATGTgactcacacgaacaacgcaACCACAATGCCTTCGCCAGGGTCAACTCTGACAAAGGGAAAATCACTTGATAATAGTAGTTTCCCGGATTTcccatgccaaaaccacgagcaTCTGGTGAAACGTTAGTAAATTTTAGTCTTTTCCTCATACTGTAATACAGCAGTAccgatttttgggctagttggttctttgCAGTAAGTGAGTCCGTAGCATCGAAATTACAGGGACGAGAAAGACGTGTAAGACGTATCGTCAGTATAGGTTACATGACTTTCTGAAATAAAATCCATTGACAGGAAGCGCAGGTCCTGTCGACTTCGCCTTCCATGTCATCTCAGCACCATGGAATTGATCAGAGCAATCCAGCGTGTCTGGGAGAGGGAGGGGTGGCGGAGCCTTAACCAGAGtcaaatttgaccgtcggcgtgtgCCGCTCAGCAAGCGTGGATGCCGCATTTCCGATGTTCCAACACACACTCTGTTCGAATTGATCGAAAACTTTCCATAACCGCGTCTTTCATATTCGATACAATGCAATTTCCTCTTTAGTAGAATGTtgagacgtcaaaccccagatagtattattattattatcagtagtAGAATGGCTGCAGTATTACAGTGAAGCTACATATGGCAAGGGATTTGTCAATTTGTGCGCAAAAGCCCCTAGTGCGCGTAAATtctacagaaattgggcaaatcacaCTTCTCATCTCcgttaaaaatgaagaaggaaatacacgggcggcaaacaccaattaagatcttgcacgaaacgccaagcgcgttcggcaagccagacaagacgacgcatgtcgggACAAAAAGACGCGTGCTGGTCAAATTGATAACTCTCAAGGAACCTacgctaaattcaaaagggactttctgtACAGGCATTTCGAAATCAGTTGCATGCTGTGTGATCGGCTATGGTccgaaattctgtgtcacctatgcataggcgtgcgcacgggggggggggggggcaggggggggggcgctgcgacgaaccttcgcccccccccctcccctgaaggggaaccctgcgcacgcctatgcacctaTGTGTCGTGTGCCACAAAGCTCCACTGTTCATTCCCCtacacagagtggaatggctcatgaaTTCTTTTTCCAGCTTCGGTAAAGGCTGCTTGACAAGCAACGAAAACACGATTTGCGAGCTGAAAAATAAACGCCTAGGCGTAGCTGATGCATATTTGTTCCAGCTTGTCAGTTGTCTATCGATTCTCATGTCTTCTAGGATTTACGCACCGGGACCGATTATGACTTCAGTCAGCACATGAACATGCACAAAGCTCGATCAGCGTCTGTCGTATCAAGCCGGGTACAAAACGTCAGAGATATGCTTCTAGCGGCGCCGTTTCTTAAAACTCAGCCACATCACGGCCTTTTTCGGGCTTGTCAGCGGTCCGTGCGGTCGTCTGAATCAGGCTGAACTTTCTCCGCTCCGTCCATCCCTTCTTTGCTCGATTTCGTTTCGACTCGAGTTATCCGGTGATAGTGTCTGCAACGAAGGCCGTTGTGAGTGGAATGCCTTCGTGGAGTGGTATCTGTGGCACCTAGCCGTCTGTTAAGACATCGTCCTGTTTGGTAAGCCATCGCCATGTTTGGTGACAAGTCAACTGTACGCAATGTACAAAGCGCTCTATGCAGTTAGAGTATGGATTCTTTTAATTAGTTACACGCCCCTGCATGTCATACTTGCTGTTCACTTTTTTGCGAACACCGGACAGCCGTATTGCAGACCTCGGATGTCGACCTCGAGCACCACGTTCAAGGTGCATGTGCAGAATATCACCGCCTATACTTGCAATCGAATCCGAGGTCCCGTTCCGGGCAGCGGAACCCCATCTCGGTCCGCCCAGCATAGTATTTACCTACAAGTAATCTGCCCACCCTTGTTCGTTGATATTTTCGCAATAACCGAGCTCTATTTATATTAACTCCAAACTGGACAAGATGGTAGCTATCCGTATAGCATCGGCAGCACAATTAGCTAAGTAGGAGTGGAAAACAAGGCATACACTTAATAATATTTGGAATTGTAccggccaaaaccacgatgtgattatgaagcatgccgtagtggagagctccgtaAACATGtgccatctgtttttctttaacgtagCCTGACATCGGAATGTAGACGGGCcttgagcatttcgcctccatcgaaaagcgaccgccgcggccgggatcgaacccatgaaattcgggtcagcagccgaacatcGCAACCATTGTAGCACCGAGGCGGAGAAGGCATACGCTTAAATATGTCGGTTCCACTAGATGCTGTCAATACTGCAGCAGCATCACTCAGTGCAGAAGCTATCAAAGAGAATTTAGGAGCACCGTTCGTCCCGTAGCGTTCCCTTTGGGGTCGTCTGCCTAGAATGACGTTGTTGCATTAGAAACAGCCCCCACTGTAATGTATACACGATATCTTAAAGTTCAATCGTTTAATCATGTTAAGTGCTCTCTTTACTGAACTCTTTCGTAATTTTCTTGATTATGTCACATGGATTTCTGCCGTCTTGCCTTGTTTGCAATTCTAATACAGGAGAACAAACGCTAGTGAAAGTGTGTATGATAACAGCATAGTTTTtctggttttacgtgccaaaaccacgatatgattatgaaacatcctttagtggagggctccggaaatgtcgatcGCCTTGG comes from Rhipicephalus sanguineus isolate Rsan-2018 chromosome 7, BIME_Rsan_1.4, whole genome shotgun sequence and encodes:
- the LOC119400098 gene encoding cuticle protein 64; translated protein: MLSIAAFLGLIAVSSAGYLGGYGGYGGGLGYGGGLGFGYGAGFGVGVAAAPVAVAAAPVVAAAAPLVRAAPVVRAAPVAVAAPVALGPSPAAIAAGAFGATAVTGNVAKAVTSLVSTAHHTAPGVASVATQVAAPVVGASYGGYGGVGGFGAGVRGFGGGYGGGYGYGLGHGGYGVAHVAAAPVVAVGYGGYGGYGGYGGYGKH